The genomic stretch GGGTCTTCACGGGACGGAGACCCGCGAGCTCTCCTGCCCTGAAAGGCCCTGGCTGCACTAAGGCGGCTCAGCCTGTCTCTGGGGGCGGGTGGCTCCCCCTCTCCAGGGACCTCGGTTCGTACAGCCCTCCCGGCTCGGCGGCCTGCTGCCTCCCGCGCTGAGGACGGACGACCACATACCCTCCGCGGGGTCCCGGAACTGCTCCCCACTCAGGTCCAGGGTGGGCTCCGGCTCGCTCTCGGTGGGGGGTGGGTGTGCAGTCTGTGGCTTGCTGCTTGGGCTGCTGAGGGGCGCCGACCCCCCTGAAGAGCCTGTGGTCCCCCCCTAAAAGGGAGGTGGGGTCACTGCAGGGCTGGCCGAAACAAGGGGAGCAGGGGAGCAGCGTGCCCTCCCCACCAGCCTCCCTCCGCCAGCGGCGCCCGCAGGCGTGGTGGCCGCGCCCGTACCTCGCCCGCTGCTTCTGGCGTCCTCGTCCCGGGTGTGTCATCTGAGCACGCCGGCCTGAAGAGACGGGGTCAGCAGGGCCTGAGCCCACGCCCAGCTCCGAGCTGCTGGGGTCCTGCGACCCCTCCCCTAGAagccaggctcagggccgcatcGGGGGCCCCCACAAAGCCGTCCCGCCCAACCTTGCCTGCACAAGAATCACGCTCCTCAGGAGTGGGCAAACAGCCCTGAGGTCGTTTCAACTCAAGTAAAAGCAAAAGTAAGTGAATCCTATGGCTGCTGGGAAATGGCAACAGAAGCCCGCCCGGGAGGCTGAGGCCCACGCTCAGCATCGAGCCCACCCCTGGGAGCGGGTGGTGGGAGGCCGAGGCGCAGACGGCCCTCCTGGACTACACGAGCACCCCACCTGTCCCCAGGGTGCCCGCAGTGAAGGGATGCTCCCCTGCTGGTCCCCAGGGCCCCCACCTGGGGGACACGCGACATCTCTGGTCTCACGCCTGCCCTGGAGGACCACCAGCCCGTGCTCACCGGCTCAGAGACAAGGCCTCTGCGGCCTGGCCGCTCTGCAGGTGCTCCGGGGGCCGGGCCTCTCCACTGTCTGTGGCCGGGTTACAGTCTGGGTCGTCCGGCTCATCCCTGCTTGGGCCGTCGGACTCACGGAGAGCGAGCTCGCAACCCTTGTCCGCCTCCAGGGGGGCCTTTCCGGGCCTCGCCTCTGGTCTCCTTGAGGGGGGCTTGAGACCCAGGACCTTCCCTCGTTTCCGCAGTGGGGGCGACCTTTTGCTGGTGGCGTCGGAGAAGTCGAACTCCAGCCGGACGGGGCCACTCCTCAGAGAGCCAGCGGCCTGGCCACAGGCCTCCTCCCCCTGAGCACCGGGGCGTGTGGCCCCTGCAGCCTCTCTGGGGCCAGTCAGGGCCGTGTCCTCGCGGCCGGTGGCGTCCACGGAGCCCGCTGGGGCCGCCCCAGGCAGGCCCACGAGGGGTTTTTCTCCAGGGTGGGCACCAGAGGGCGAGGTGGGCCCAGTCTGGGGACCAGGGATCCCCTCCAAGTCTCCTTCCGTAGTGCTGAGTGGGTCCTCTGCCACGTCCTGGGACGCCACCCTGGGGGGCTGTTCTGGAGCCGAGGGCCCGAAGGGCATGCTCTCCTCTGAGGGCCGAGGGTGGACGTGCTCCTCCTGGGTGCACTCAGGGCTGCCGGGCGCTGGTCCTCGGGAGGCCTCGGGGTTTTCAACACTCTCTGGTATCTGGGAAGAGTTTGAGGGGCCCAGGCTGACCAGGGGAGCTGAGGGGGGCCCACCAGGAGGCTGGTCTTCGGAGGCTGGTCTCATGCCCTCTGAAGGTGGCTCGGCGTTGACCAGTACTGgcttctggagaattccatgggtcgTTTTGGTGTCTGTTTCCTTGGTGAACTGTTGACttttcagaaaacaaacttagttaACACTAACGGACCAGTTAGGACTTTAGTTAGATTTTAGTCCATGTGAAAACATTaactaaatacaaaaataagaagCATTGCGTCAACGCCCTCCTTGGGACCAGCTTTCACAAGAACATTCCCACAAGTCATTGCTGGCTGGCCCCGGAGACGCAGGGGACAAGAGCAGAAACCCGACCAACGGCGGTCAGAGCTGGGCTTCCCCGCAGCAGCCCATTTCCCCCTTCCGGCTGGGGACCGCTGTGTCATCAGGGAGAGTCAGTGCACGCGAGGCTCAGGCTCCCCACTGGCGAGGAAGGCCAGGTGGAGGCCGTGGCCTTCAGGAGAAGCAGGACCCCAGCTCCCCGCAGCTGGAGCGGCTCAGAGCTGGCGCCTCAGTAGCCTGGCCTCCCTCTCTGTGGGCTCTGATGAGCAGACAGTATTCGAGTCACTCTACTCTCATTCAGCTGAAAAGCAGTGAGGAGACCTGGGTGGAGGGGATTCAGGTGCGAGGAATTTCCACCCAAGGGGAGGTGGGAATGCAGCCCAGGGATGTCTTATGTGAGTGAGGTGAAGGGTGCTCTGGAGAGATTCTGCTTTTACACCTTTCTCTGCACATctaaagtcagtttaaaagaaaaagcaagcttTAAACCATGTAAGTCGATAAAAGTCAGAATGAGGCTGACTTTTATGCTAGTGAGGCCCCTTCCCACGCTGGATTCTGTGGGTCCCTTGGGGGCACTCAGTGGGTCCCTTGGGGGCACTAACTGGGTAAATTCAGCCTAATTTGGGGTGAAGAGCTGCCACCAGGGTCCCCGTCTCTAGAAAGAGGCAGGAAAGCCTGGGTGTTCACTGAGCTGACCGCCACACCCAGCCAAACACCTAATGGCAGGTGAGGCTGCAAAGACGCTCCTGCTGGTCAAAGTCAAGTGTTTCCAATCTGATTCATCAAACTGGATCACCCAACAGACAGCTCCTATGCCTTTAGCAACAAGGCCTGTCCGTAAGCCCTCTCCCAGGCTTGCTGCTGAGCACAGGAGATTCCCCAAGAGTGCTAACACAGCTGCAGAGCACCCCCTTTGGAGAGTCCGCCAGGGCACTTCATGAAGTTAGAGGAACAGAAACCAATCCATCTGCTGGCAAGAGCCCAACAGAGGAGCTGAATGTGGAGTCTGTGCCTCTGCCGTCCCATTACTCACTTTTCCAGCAACAAATGGTTTCTGAGGTGCTTTGGGCCACGCAGGACACACAGCAGAGCCCAGGAGGAGCCTAACCGGGTGTGGCAGGCTCTGCGAACAGAGCTTTTCTGCTGAATCCCGGAGGCTTCCGACACCAGTACGTCAGACAACCCCACACTTACTTCTCTTTCTGGGTGTAGATTTGATGGCAGTTTCCTAACCCAGTGGGGTCACCCAGAGCAAAACAGGCTTCGAGCTTGCTGCCCACGCTGGGACTTAAGATCCTGTGTGTCTGTGGGTCCCGCAGAGGTGTCTGAAAAGTCACCTGTTGGGGAGAGAAGAGGGCACCTGCTCAATAATTCAAGTCTTTGACGCCCCTCTGGCAGCACCGTGCCCTGCCTGGGCAGCGCAGTAAGTTGCCAGCAAAGCAGGTGCCAGGGCGACCTCTCGTGGGACACACGGCGGATCGAACGCAGGGGCCCAGCGTGCTCACCTTCACAGCTTTGGCTGTGCTCTTCGGGGGCACATTCTCTTTCTGTGACAGACGGAGAACAGATGATCTTCCGGTAAGTTCCGGTGGTGAAAACAGGAAGTCGCAGTTTTCTGTACTTTTGTCACCAGTGACATTTCCGTCACTGAAGATATGCAGACTCATTCTGGAAAAGCGGGCAGTTGGGTGTCAGGCGGGCAGTGACGCTCATAGGCGACAGCGACAGGGCTGACCCATGGTGCTGCAGGGAGATGTCCCCCTTCGGCACAGGTGGGTCAGACCTCAGGCAGTGTGTCTTCTGCCAGGCAGTCCCCATCTTGCTCCAAAGGAGCTGCCACCTCCCAGGAGTAAGAGCCAGAGGAGCCTTCAGCTAATAGGGCAGGAGGGAAGGCTCAGGTGATTAAAACAACTTGAACTTTGTGGGTAAAAGTTCAGAGACAGATAAGGGCTGATCTGTGATGAAACTGAAGCGGCAGAGGAAGCCTGGGCCCCTCCATCAAGTGGAGCAGCCTCCCAGTTCGTGGACAGAAACGCAATAGGGCCCAGCAGCATGGCcgaggaggaggtggagaaggCAGCAGGCAGCAGGTGTGGAGTCACCTGTGGGGAGCTGAGTGTCTCCACCAGGGGCCTCCAATCAGGCCCAGGGGTTCCAGGGGAGTCTCATTCCTCCTTCCCGAGGCCCTCACGATGGTCAGTGGCATGGCACTCCCAACTGAGGAGTCACCAGAGGACTGGGCATTTGCCTCGTGGGGGCACTACAGGTACTCGCTGGCGGTGGGGACCCTGGGGACTGTGGTTGAGGAGGCCAGGTGGCTGAGGCACGGGAGAAAGGGTGGCTTTTAAAAGAGGGGAGGTCAGGGTGACAGGCCACCTCGAAGGGCTTGGGGGTAGGGGCTGCCTGTGGACGACAAGAGGGGTAGGAGGGAagcggggaggggggtggggtcaGAGGCTCTGGCACTGGGCCAGGGGGCGTGGTCAGCCCCTCTTGGCATCGGGCTCACACACTGCGTCCGGAGACGGGAAAGATGAGCCTGAGCTAGGGGCCACTCACTCTTGAGGTTTAGCCTGAACAACTGGGTAAACAGGGGAGGGGGGGCTGCAGGACACAGGACGGAGAGCAGACAGGACGCCTTTTTGGCAGACCTCCTCCTTGCCCTGGGGAAAGTGGGAGAACAATGACGGCAGCCTTCCGGAGTTTGGCTTCTGCTAATGACGAGGGCTTCTGCTCAAGAGGAGGGGTCTTTTGAGAAGAGGAGGGCTGgccggggaggcggggagggactGGCGACCTAGGGTGAGGGGGGTCTGCCGAATCCGGTGCGGCAGGAGTCGGCGATGGGTCCGGGTGGGGCTGGACCCAGAGGGGCGGGGATCGGGAGGCCAGCGCTGGGCGCAGGGCAGCGAGCGCGCGTGGACTCAGGCTCGGAATCACCGGGCGTCCcgggaggcgggggtgggagcCCATCTGCTCTGCTCCCGGTTGCGGCCGGGCCGGCGGAGTGAGGGACGGCGGGAGAACGGCCCAGACCGCGAGGAGGGCGGAGCCGGAGGCGGCCTAGGCCCCGGTCTGGGGCGGGGAGGTCGCCAGCGCGGCAGGCAGACCCAGGCCGACAAAGCCCCAAGCCCCGGCAAGAGGCAGGACCGGAGCCCCGAGCCGGGCCCCCGCCGTCGCCCCCTTACCTGTCGGCCGCCGCGCGGAGCCCAGGGTGGGAGGTGCCGAGTTCCGGAGCCCCTCTGCCCGCCGCCGATTCAAATACCGACGGTTGGCGAGCGCGGCCAATCAGCGCGTGGctggggcggggcgcggggcgccgACAGCCAATGGGAGGCAGAACGCCAGCCCACGCCTACTAGGAGGTTTCGTTTCCGGGGCGAGGGCACGCTGGGCGCGGCGGTCGCCGGATTCCTCAGTAAAGGCGGTTCTCCTGACGCGCCTAGAGGGGAGGCCGCACGCGGGTGGACGGTGACTGCGGAGCCCGCCGTCTCCCAGGAATCCCGGGCTTTGGTGCGGACGCGCCTGAGCTGCGCGGAAATTAGGGCCCGAGAGCCTCTCCCccgagtctcagtttccccagctggCCAATGGGATCGAGTGCAGCGCCGCCCCCAAGCGGGTCGTGGGGGAAGAGC from Ovis canadensis isolate MfBH-ARS-UI-01 breed Bighorn chromosome 6, ARS-UI_OviCan_v2, whole genome shotgun sequence encodes the following:
- the TACC3 gene encoding transforming acidic coiled-coil-containing protein 3 isoform X1 codes for the protein MPLTIVRASGRRNETPLEPLGLIGGPWWRHSAPHRMSLHIFSDGNVTGDKSTENCDFLFSPPELTGRSSVLRLSQKENVPPKSTAKAVKVTFQTPLRDPQTHRILSPSVGSKLEACFALGDPTGLGNCHQIYTQKENQQFTKETDTKTTHGILQKPVLVNAEPPSEGMRPASEDQPPGGPPSAPLVSLGPSNSSQIPESVENPEASRGPAPGSPECTQEEHVHPRPSEESMPFGPSAPEQPPRVASQDVAEDPLSTTEGDLEGIPGPQTGPTSPSGAHPGEKPLVGLPGAAPAGSVDATGREDTALTGPREAAGATRPGAQGEEACGQAAGSLRSGPVRLEFDFSDATSKRSPPLRKRGKVLGLKPPSRRPEARPGKAPLEADKGCELALRESDGPSRDEPDDPDCNPATDSGEARPPEHLQSGQAAEALSLSRPACSDDTPGTRTPEAAGEGGTTGSSGGSAPLSSPSSKPQTAHPPPTESEPEPTLDLSGEQFRDPAEVLGAGAEVDYLEQFGASSFKESALRKQSLYLNFDPLLQDSPRRLAPSSSGGQPDGPRGPPVPSTGLLTSEECPGLMQTAGSFSPGLCAHSVDAPPSGSPPEAQLLDLDFPGAPGVPMPGPPPCALGPGAPLLPVGPIVDVLQYSQKDLDLAVEAKQKENEVLRGKCAALQERLLEMGKIMDSFEGTVYQVMEESQKQKELAKAEMQKVLKEKAQLAADLHSMEKSFSDLFKRFEKQKEVIEGYRTNEESLKKCVEDYIERVEKEAQKYQALKAQAEEKLQQASEEIAQVRSKAQTDALALQAVLRKEQMRVHSLEKVVEQKTKENDELTRICDDLISKMKRI
- the TACC3 gene encoding transforming acidic coiled-coil-containing protein 3 isoform X5, which translates into the protein MSLHIFSDGNVTGDKSTENCDFLFSPPELTGRSSVLRLSQKENVPPKSTAKAVKVTFQTPLRDPQTHRILSPSVGSKLEACFALGDPTGLGNCHQIYTQKENQQFTKETDTKTTHGILQKPVLVNAEPPSEGMRPASEDQPPGGPPSAPLVSLGPSNSSQIPESVENPEASRGPAPGSPECTQEEHVHPRPSEESMPFGPSAPEQPPRVASQDVAEDPLSTTEGDLEGIPGPQTGPTSPSGAHPGEKPLVGLPGAAPAGSVDATGREDTALTGPREAAGATRPGAQGEEACGQAAGSLRSGPVRLEFDFSDATSKRSPPLRKRGKVLGLKPPSRRPEARPGKAPLEADKGCELALRESDGPSRDEPDDPDCNPATDSGEARPPEHLQSGQAAEALSLSRPACSDDTPGTRTPEAAGEGGTTGSSGGSAPLSSPSSKPQTAHPPPTESEPEPTLDLSGEQFRDPAEVLGAGAEVDYLEQFGASSFKESALRKQSLYLNFDPLLQDSPRRLAPSSSGGQPDGPRGPPVPSTGLLTSEECPGLMQTAGSFSPGLCAHSVDAPPSGSPPEAQLLDLDFPGAPGVPMPGPPPCALGPGAPLLPVGPIVDVLQYSQKDLDLAVEAKQKENEVLRGKCAALQERLLEMGKIMDSFEGTVYQVMEESQKQKELAKAEMQKVLKEKAQLAADLHSMEKSFSDLFKRFEKQKEVIEGYRTGKRGDRPGAQQGPDGRSGAAGGPEERADACPLPGEGGGAED
- the TACC3 gene encoding transforming acidic coiled-coil-containing protein 3 isoform X6; translated protein: MSLHIFSDGNVTGDKSTENCDFLFSPPELTGRSSVLRLSQKENVPPKSTAKAVKVTFQTPLRDPQTHRILSPSVGSKLEACFALGDPTGLGNCHQIYTQKENQQFTKETDTKTTHGILQKPVLVNAEPPSEGMRPASEDQPPGGPPSAPLVSLGPSNSSQIPESVENPEASRGPAPGSPECTQEEHVHPRPSEESMPFGPSAPEQPPRVASQDVAEDPLSTTEGDLEGIPGPQTGPTSPSGAHPGEKPLVGLPGAAPAGSVDATGREDTALTGPREAAGATRPGAQGEEACGQAAGSLRSGPVRLEFDFSDATSKRSPPLRKRGKVLGLKPPSRRPEARPGKAPLEADKGCELALRESDGPSRDEPDDPDCNPATDSGEARPPEHLQSGQAAEALSLSRPACSDDTPGTRTPEAAGEGGTTGSSGGSAPLSSPSSKPQTAHPPPTESEPEPTLDLSGEQFRDPAEVLGAGAEVDYLEQFGASSFKESALRKQSLYLNFDPLLQDSPRRLAPSSGGQPDGPRGPPVPSTGLLTSEECPGLMQTAGSFSPGLCAHSVDAPPSGSPPEAQLLDLDFPGAPGVPMPGPPPCALGPGAPLLPVGPIVDVLQYSQKDLDLAVEAKQKENEVLRGKCAALQERLLEMGKIMDSFEGTVYQVMEESQKQKELAKAEMQKVLKEKAQLAADLHSMEKSFSDLFKRFEKQKEVIEGYRTGKRGDRPGAQQGPDGRSGAAGGPEERADACPLPGEGGGAED
- the TACC3 gene encoding transforming acidic coiled-coil-containing protein 3 isoform X7, whose product is MSLHIFSDGNVTGDKSTENCDFLFSPPELTGRSSVLRLSQKENVPPKSTAKAVKVTFQTPLRDPQTHRILSPSVGSKLEACFALGDPTGLGNCHQIYTQKENQQFTKETDTKTTHGILQKPVLVNAEPPSEGMRPASEDQPPGGPPSAPLVSLGPSNSSQIPESVENPEASRGPAPGSPECTQEEHVHPRPSEESMPFGPSAPEQPPRVASQDVAEDPLSTTEGDLEGIPGPQTGPTSPSGAHPGEKPLVGLPGAAPAGSVDATGREDTALTGPREAAGATRPGAQGEEACGQAAGSLRSGPVRLEFDFSDATSKRSPPLRKRGKVLGLKPPSRRPEARPGKAPLEADKGCELALRESDGPSRDEPDDPDCNPATDSGEARPPEHLQSGQAAEALSLSRPACSDDTPGTRTPEAAGEGGTTGSSGGSAPLSSPSSKPQTAHPPPTESEPEPTLDLSGEQFRDPAEVLGAGAEVDYLEQFGASSFKESALRKQSLYLNFDPLLQDSPRRLAPSSVDAPPSGSPPEAQLLDLDFPGAPGVPMPGPPPCALGPGAPLLPVGPIVDVLQYSQKDLDLAVEAKQKENEVLRGKCAALQERLLEMGKIMDSFEGTVYQVMEESQKQKELAKAEMQKVLKEKAQLAADLHSMEKSFSDLFKRFEKQKEVIEGYRTGKRGDRPGAQQGPDGRSGAAGGPEERADACPLPGEGGGAED
- the TACC3 gene encoding transforming acidic coiled-coil-containing protein 3 isoform X2, whose product is MSLHIFSDGNVTGDKSTENCDFLFSPPELTGRSSVLRLSQKENVPPKSTAKAVKVTFQTPLRDPQTHRILSPSVGSKLEACFALGDPTGLGNCHQIYTQKENQQFTKETDTKTTHGILQKPVLVNAEPPSEGMRPASEDQPPGGPPSAPLVSLGPSNSSQIPESVENPEASRGPAPGSPECTQEEHVHPRPSEESMPFGPSAPEQPPRVASQDVAEDPLSTTEGDLEGIPGPQTGPTSPSGAHPGEKPLVGLPGAAPAGSVDATGREDTALTGPREAAGATRPGAQGEEACGQAAGSLRSGPVRLEFDFSDATSKRSPPLRKRGKVLGLKPPSRRPEARPGKAPLEADKGCELALRESDGPSRDEPDDPDCNPATDSGEARPPEHLQSGQAAEALSLSRPACSDDTPGTRTPEAAGEGGTTGSSGGSAPLSSPSSKPQTAHPPPTESEPEPTLDLSGEQFRDPAEVLGAGAEVDYLEQFGASSFKESALRKQSLYLNFDPLLQDSPRRLAPSSSGGQPDGPRGPPVPSTGLLTSEECPGLMQTAGSFSPGLCAHSVDAPPSGSPPEAQLLDLDFPGAPGVPMPGPPPCALGPGAPLLPVGPIVDVLQYSQKDLDLAVEAKQKENEVLRGKCAALQERLLEMGKIMDSFEGTVYQVMEESQKQKELAKAEMQKVLKEKAQLAADLHSMEKSFSDLFKRFEKQKEVIEGYRTNEESLKKCVEDYIERVEKEAQKYQALKAQAEEKLQQASEEIAQVRSKAQTDALALQAVLRKEQMRVHSLEKVVEQKTKENDELTRICDDLISKMKRI
- the TACC3 gene encoding transforming acidic coiled-coil-containing protein 3 isoform X3 — encoded protein: MSLHIFSDGNVTGDKSTENCDFLFSPPELTGRSSVLRLSQKENVPPKSTAKAVKVTFQTPLRDPQTHRILSPSVGSKLEACFALGDPTGLGNCHQIYTQKENQQFTKETDTKTTHGILQKPVLVNAEPPSEGMRPASEDQPPGGPPSAPLVSLGPSNSSQIPESVENPEASRGPAPGSPECTQEEHVHPRPSEESMPFGPSAPEQPPRVASQDVAEDPLSTTEGDLEGIPGPQTGPTSPSGAHPGEKPLVGLPGAAPAGSVDATGREDTALTGPREAAGATRPGAQGEEACGQAAGSLRSGPVRLEFDFSDATSKRSPPLRKRGKVLGLKPPSRRPEARPGKAPLEADKGCELALRESDGPSRDEPDDPDCNPATDSGEARPPEHLQSGQAAEALSLSRPACSDDTPGTRTPEAAGEGGTTGSSGGSAPLSSPSSKPQTAHPPPTESEPEPTLDLSGEQFRDPAEVLGAGAEVDYLEQFGASSFKESALRKQSLYLNFDPLLQDSPRRLAPSSGGQPDGPRGPPVPSTGLLTSEECPGLMQTAGSFSPGLCAHSVDAPPSGSPPEAQLLDLDFPGAPGVPMPGPPPCALGPGAPLLPVGPIVDVLQYSQKDLDLAVEAKQKENEVLRGKCAALQERLLEMGKIMDSFEGTVYQVMEESQKQKELAKAEMQKVLKEKAQLAADLHSMEKSFSDLFKRFEKQKEVIEGYRTNEESLKKCVEDYIERVEKEAQKYQALKAQAEEKLQQASEEIAQVRSKAQTDALALQAVLRKEQMRVHSLEKVVEQKTKENDELTRICDDLISKMKRI
- the TACC3 gene encoding transforming acidic coiled-coil-containing protein 3 isoform X4; translated protein: MSLHIFSDGNVTGDKSTENCDFLFSPPELTGRSSVLRLSQKENVPPKSTAKAVKVTFQTPLRDPQTHRILSPSVGSKLEACFALGDPTGLGNCHQIYTQKENQQFTKETDTKTTHGILQKPVLVNAEPPSEGMRPASEDQPPGGPPSAPLVSLGPSNSSQIPESVENPEASRGPAPGSPECTQEEHVHPRPSEESMPFGPSAPEQPPRVASQDVAEDPLSTTEGDLEGIPGPQTGPTSPSGAHPGEKPLVGLPGAAPAGSVDATGREDTALTGPREAAGATRPGAQGEEACGQAAGSLRSGPVRLEFDFSDATSKRSPPLRKRGKVLGLKPPSRRPEARPGKAPLEADKGCELALRESDGPSRDEPDDPDCNPATDSGEARPPEHLQSGQAAEALSLSRPACSDDTPGTRTPEAAGEGGTTGSSGGSAPLSSPSSKPQTAHPPPTESEPEPTLDLSGEQFRDPAEVLGAGAEVDYLEQFGASSFKESALRKQSLYLNFDPLLQDSPRRLAPSSVDAPPSGSPPEAQLLDLDFPGAPGVPMPGPPPCALGPGAPLLPVGPIVDVLQYSQKDLDLAVEAKQKENEVLRGKCAALQERLLEMGKIMDSFEGTVYQVMEESQKQKELAKAEMQKVLKEKAQLAADLHSMEKSFSDLFKRFEKQKEVIEGYRTNEESLKKCVEDYIERVEKEAQKYQALKAQAEEKLQQASEEIAQVRSKAQTDALALQAVLRKEQMRVHSLEKVVEQKTKENDELTRICDDLISKMKRI